The Daucus carota subsp. sativus chromosome 7, DH1 v3.0, whole genome shotgun sequence genome window below encodes:
- the LOC108193297 gene encoding serine/threonine-protein phosphatase PP1 isozyme 3, which translates to MDGVAVDKLIERLIEVRSSKPGKPVQLSESEIKQLCATARDIFFNQPNLLELEAPIKICGDIHGQYSDLLRLFEYGGFPPQANYLFLGDYVDRGKQSLETICLLLAYKIKYPENFFLLRGNHECASINRIYGFYDECKRRFSVKLWKAFTDCFNCLPVAALIDDKILCMHGGLSPDLVNLDQIKNLPRPTAIPDTGLLCDLLWSDPSSDVKGWGMNDRGVSFTFGPDKVAEFLAKHDLDLVCRAHQVVEDGYEFFAERQLVTIFSAPNYCGEFDNAGAMMSIDGNLMCSFQILKPAVKKNKFTISTKM; encoded by the exons ATGGATGGAGTAGCCGTTGATAAACTAATCGAAAGGCTAATTGAGGTCCGATCATCCAAACCGGGTAAACCCGTTCAGCTCTCAGAGTCCGAAATCAAACAGCTTTGTGCAACAGCTCGTGATATCTTCTTTAATCAGCCTAATCTTCTTGAACTTGAAGCTCCCATCAAGATTTGCG GGGATATTCATGGGCAGTACAGTGATTTATTACGTCTCTTCGAATATGGTGGTTTTCCTCCTCAAgcaaattatctttttttagGAGACTATGTCGATCGTGGAAAGCAGAGTTTGGAAACTATATGCCTCTTGCTCGCTTACAAAATCAAATATCCAGAGAACTTTTTCCTTCTCAGGGGAAACCATGAATGTGCCTCTATCAACAGGatttatggattttatgatGAATGTAAGCGACGATTTAGTGTGAAACTATGGAAAGCCTTCACTGACTGTTTTAATTGTCTTCCGGTGGCGGCTCTAATAGATGATAAGATATTGTGCATGCATGGGGGCCTTTCCCCTGATCTTGTGAACTTggatcaaataaaaaacttGCCAAGGCCGACTGCTATACCAGACACGGGCTTGCTATGTGATTTACTCTGGTCAGATCCAAGTAGCGATGTGAAAGGATGGGGAATGAATGATCGAGGAGTGTCTTTTACCTTTGGTCCTGATAAGGTGGCAGAGTTCTTAGCAAAGCATGACTTGGACCTTGTTTGTCGTGCTCATCAG GTTGTGGAGGATGGTTATGAATTCTTTGCTGAGAGGCAACTTGTCACCATATTTTCTGCCCCAAATTACTGTGGCGAATTTGACAATGCTGGTGCAATGATGAGCATTGATGGAAATTTGATGTGCTCGTTTCAAATTCTTAAGCCAGCCGTTAAAAAGAACAAGTTCACGATCTCTACAAAGATGTAA
- the LOC135147752 gene encoding uncharacterized protein LOC135147752: MSANDSFAAALRNLGGIHVLPKPQPKDKSAKKKRVVKRGESGSSRQETEGTGHSSATPDPEVPIEDSGLEMDAVEVESPVHEPKKKKKRTGSSQKQVIDMTDEDPVKSAMEVVNVEGGSRPAYKFGKYPVKKVIGLMAELPSDQDWEVMEDQGLEENFKDIGDLWGQLGGRLAGFNTHALNSLKKEREFSAENLARVKKLDKDLDVERSAREALEASVGSKIKEAEVKKEAELAQRIKDAETRADSAEKKVSGLENEVAALKQELQTRKAPAEVLADFQKSKAYADALAKAAAAEVMRCWTVAEKHIKTDPGANAQSFIDLYIDVKNKVNAGGAEPEPYVAPGQDVDSDSSDESEPLDEETPAKDPLSDKSPADDQPAV; this comes from the exons ATGTCTGCGAACGATTCCTTCGCTGCTGCCCTGCGCAATTTGGGAGGAATCCATGTCCTTCCCAAGCCACAGCCGAAGGATAAGTCGGCCAAGAAGAAGAGGGTTGTGAAGAGAGGGGAATCCGGGTCTTCCCGCCAGGAGACAGAGGGGACCGGACATTCAAGTGCTACCCCGGATCCGGAGGTTCCCATTGAGGACTCGGGGTTGGAGATGGATGCTGTGGAGGTGGAGAGTCCGGTCCATGaaccaaagaagaagaagaaaaggactgGTTCTTCTCAAAAGCAGGTGATCGATATGACGGACGAGGATCCGGTCAAGTCTGCGATGGAGGTTGTGAATGTTGAGGGCGGTTCCCGACCGGCATATAAGTTTGGGAAATACCCGGTCAAGAAGGTGATCGGGTTGATGGCTGAGCTTCCATCTGATCAGGATTGGGAAGTGATGGAGGACCAGGGTCTCGAAGAGAACTTTAAAGATATAGGGGATCTGTGGGGTCAG CTCGGAGGTCGGTTGGCCGGGTTTAACACCCACGCTTTGAACAGTCTGAAGAAGGAGAGGGAATTTTCTGCTGAGAACCTTGCCCGGGTTAAGAAGTTGGATAAGGATCTGGATGTTGAGAGATCAGCCCGGGAGGCCTTAGAGGCTAGCGTCGGCTCCAAGATTAAGGAGGCTGAGGTCAAGAAGGAGGCCGAGCTAGCTCAGAGGATCAAAGATGCTGAGACCCGGGCTGATAGCGCGGAGAAGAAAGTATCCGGGTTGGAGAATGAGGTGGCTGCTTTGAAGCAGGAGTTGCAGACCCGGAAAGCCCCTGCGGAGGTTCTCGCCGACTTTCAGAAGTCGAAAGCTTACGCGGATGCCTTGGCCAAGGCTGCAGCTGCTGAAGTCATGCGCTGTTGGACTGTGGCCGAGAAGCACATCAAAACCGACCCGGGAGCCAATGCTCAGAGCTTTATTGACTTATATATTGATGTGAAGAACAAGGTCAATGCAGGTGGGGCGGAGCCCGAGCCTTATGTGGCCCCGGGTCAGGATGTGGACTCGGATTCTTCTGATGAGTCGGAACCTCTGGACGAAGAGACTCCTGCCAAAGATCCCCTTTCCGACAAATCTCCTGCTGATGACCAGCCTGCTGTTTAG